One genomic window of Panicum hallii strain FIL2 chromosome 6, PHallii_v3.1, whole genome shotgun sequence includes the following:
- the LOC112898186 gene encoding uncharacterized protein LOC112898186 gives MDLIAVATTTSGIAASIMPGGRTAHSRSKIPMKLSDNTMCSFTKQSGTTELHRRASMIIWDEVAMTKRQAIEALDRSLRDIIGCEKPFEGKIMLLLSQVLPVVPRGMRAKITDATLLRSYIWESVRRIRLE, from the coding sequence ATGGATCTTATTGCTGTTGCTACTACTACATCTGGTATAGCTGCTTCCATTATGCCTGGTGGGCGCACCGCACATTCTAGGTCCAAAATTCCAATGAAGCTGAGTGACAATACTATGTGTAGCTTTACAAAGCAAAGTGGCACAACGGAGTTGCATAGAAGGGCATCTATGATAATATGGGATGAGGTTGCAATGACTAAGAGGCAGGCAATTGAGGCTCTTGACAGGTCGTTGCGGGATATAATAGGCTGTGAGAAGCCGTTTGAAGGGAAGATTATGTTGTTACTGTCACAGGTTCTTCCTGTGGTGCCCCGTGGTATGAGAGCCAAGATCACAGATGCAACCTTACTGAGGTCATACATATGGGAAAGTGTTCGGCGGATCAGGTTGGAGTAG